Proteins from a single region of Belliella baltica DSM 15883:
- a CDS encoding enoyl-CoA hydratase/isomerase family protein encodes MAETLNILSEEKEGLLYLTVNRESKLNALNFATLEEIRNIFNEVVDNKEIKGVIITGSGEKAFIAGADISEIAELNELNARKFAENGQDVFGLIENCHKPVIAVVNGFALGGGCELAMACHMRIAAANAKFGQPEVNLGIIPGYGGTQRLTYLIGRGKANELMMTGDMIGAEEAKNLGLVNHVLATKEEAMNKAEEILKKIMTKAPLAIGMIVDCVNSVFIPEENGYQTEANSFARCVKSGDYKEGTSAFLEKRKPIFKGE; translated from the coding sequence ATGGCTGAAACACTTAATATTCTGTCTGAAGAAAAGGAAGGTCTTCTTTACCTTACAGTTAACAGAGAATCCAAGCTTAACGCCTTGAATTTTGCCACCCTTGAAGAAATTAGGAATATTTTTAACGAAGTCGTTGATAATAAAGAAATCAAAGGTGTAATTATCACTGGATCAGGAGAAAAAGCTTTTATAGCTGGTGCAGACATCAGTGAAATAGCTGAATTGAACGAGCTCAATGCTCGCAAATTTGCTGAAAACGGACAAGATGTTTTCGGATTGATAGAAAACTGCCACAAGCCAGTCATCGCTGTTGTCAATGGATTTGCTCTCGGTGGTGGATGTGAATTGGCAATGGCATGTCACATGAGAATTGCCGCAGCAAATGCTAAATTCGGTCAACCAGAAGTTAATCTTGGAATTATTCCAGGCTACGGTGGCACTCAAAGACTCACTTATCTCATCGGTAGAGGAAAAGCTAACGAGTTGATGATGACTGGTGATATGATCGGTGCCGAAGAAGCCAAAAATCTTGGACTTGTCAATCATGTTCTAGCTACAAAAGAAGAAGCAATGAACAAGGCTGAAGAAATCTTGAAAAAAATTATGACCAAAGCACCTTTAGCGATCGGAATGATTGTAGATTGTGTGAACTCAGTTTTCATTCCTGAGGAAAACGGCTACCAAACTGAAGCTAATAGCTTCGCAAGATGCGTTAAATCTGGAGATTATAAAGAAGGAACCTCAGCATTCCTCGAAAAAAGAAAACCAATATTCAAAGGGGAATAA